A single window of Chitinophaga sp. XS-30 DNA harbors:
- the murB gene encoding UDP-N-acetylmuramate dehydrogenase — translation MRVQENVSLRPYNTFGIDAKARYFTSFHSQEELLTVLASQEWKHARKMILGGGSNILFTQDFDGLVMKNGIKGISVLREDDEFVYVQAGAGENWHEFVMYCIGQELAGLENLSLIPGNVGASPMQNIGAYGVEIRDTFFELEAFHLHDHALVKFDNAACAFGYRESVFKRQYKDQFVILNVTYRLLKQPRFNTSYGAIEQELQRMGVTVPSIRAISDAVINIRSSKLPNPAEIGNAGSFFKNPEVTREKYEALKAAFPEIVAYPLPEDHFKLAAGWLIEQCGWKGYRDGDAGIHARQALVLVNYGQAKGAELVELAWKVVDSVKEKFGVVLEREVNIV, via the coding sequence ATGAGGGTACAAGAAAACGTTTCGCTCCGGCCATACAACACATTCGGCATTGATGCAAAGGCCCGTTATTTCACTTCTTTTCATTCGCAGGAAGAATTGCTGACGGTACTGGCATCGCAGGAATGGAAGCACGCGCGCAAAATGATACTGGGCGGCGGCAGCAACATCCTGTTCACACAGGATTTTGACGGCCTGGTGATGAAGAACGGGATCAAGGGCATCAGCGTATTGCGGGAGGATGATGAGTTTGTGTATGTGCAGGCCGGCGCCGGCGAGAACTGGCACGAGTTCGTGATGTACTGTATCGGGCAGGAGCTGGCCGGACTGGAAAACCTGTCGCTGATCCCCGGGAATGTGGGGGCCAGTCCCATGCAGAATATCGGCGCCTATGGCGTGGAGATCAGGGATACTTTTTTTGAGCTGGAAGCTTTTCATCTGCATGATCATGCGCTGGTGAAATTCGATAACGCCGCCTGTGCCTTCGGCTACCGGGAAAGCGTTTTCAAACGGCAGTATAAGGACCAGTTCGTGATCCTCAATGTAACCTACCGGCTGCTTAAACAACCACGTTTCAATACCAGTTACGGCGCCATCGAGCAGGAACTGCAGCGCATGGGCGTTACCGTACCGTCCATCCGCGCCATCAGCGATGCCGTTATCAATATCCGCTCTTCCAAGCTGCCCAATCCCGCCGAGATCGGCAATGCCGGCAGCTTTTTCAAGAACCCTGAAGTGACGCGGGAAAAGTATGAAGCCCTGAAAGCAGCTTTTCCGGAGATCGTGGCGTACCCTTTACCGGAAGATCACTTCAAGCTGGCCGCAGGCTGGCTGATAGAGCAATGCGGATGGAAGGGGTACCGGGACGGTGATGCGGGGATACACGCGCGGCAGGCGCTGGTGCTGGTCAACTACGGCCAGGCAAAAGGAGCGGAGCTGGTGGAGCTGGCCTGGAAAGTGGTGGACAGCGTAAAGGAAAAGTTCGGCGTGGTGCTGGAAAGGGAAGTGAATATTGTCTGA
- a CDS encoding 1-acyl-sn-glycerol-3-phosphate acyltransferase, giving the protein MKCLQALYSLYALIVWLAIMFLILPPIILVSFLGKVKGGNIVFYFLRFWAHVWFPAVGIIVRKTWQSPQTSDPCIYLANHSSYLDAALAVKVMPLPFRPLGKSELSKIPLFGLIYSRSVVPVDRKTAKSRAQSMRDMLYMIRRNVSLLIFPEGTTNETEQPLLPFHSGAFRIAIETQTQIRPVLYVDNHARLAKIKFMSLNPGPCRVVFLPPVPVAGLTMEDVPQLKKQVRQMMEDELRKYRNYPALQAI; this is encoded by the coding sequence ATGAAATGTTTGCAGGCTCTTTACAGCCTCTATGCTTTGATCGTCTGGCTGGCGATCATGTTCCTGATCCTGCCGCCAATTATTCTCGTGTCTTTTCTCGGAAAAGTGAAGGGTGGCAACATCGTGTTCTATTTTCTGCGTTTCTGGGCGCACGTCTGGTTCCCTGCTGTGGGCATCATTGTGAGAAAGACCTGGCAGTCGCCGCAAACCAGCGATCCATGCATCTATCTCGCCAACCATTCCTCTTACCTGGACGCCGCACTGGCCGTAAAGGTAATGCCCTTGCCCTTCCGGCCGCTGGGGAAAAGCGAGTTGTCGAAAATACCGTTATTCGGACTGATCTACAGCCGTTCCGTAGTGCCGGTTGACCGCAAGACGGCAAAAAGCCGCGCGCAAAGCATGCGGGATATGCTGTATATGATCCGGCGGAACGTTTCCCTGCTGATCTTCCCGGAAGGCACTACCAACGAAACGGAACAGCCGCTGCTTCCTTTCCATAGCGGCGCTTTCCGGATAGCGATCGAAACGCAGACACAGATACGCCCGGTGTTGTACGTGGATAACCATGCCCGCCTTGCCAAGATAAAATTCATGTCGCTGAACCCGGGCCCCTGCCGCGTAGTGTTCCTGCCACCGGTTCCCGTAGCGGGACTGACCATGGAGGATGTACCGCAGCTGAAGAAACAGGTCCGGCAGATGATGGAAGATGAATTACGCAAATACCGCAACTATCCTGCCCTGCAGGCCATATGA
- the priA gene encoding primosomal protein N', translating into MKFVDVILPLALPRNYTYAVPPEMEDTIRVGSRVAVPLGRQKRYAGIVKAIHEQAPSAYKTKPVMDLLDKEPVVYPTQLAFWEWVAQYYMCNEGDVLNAALPAHLKLSSETVLLFNDAFGDDFTLLDDHEYLVAEALHIRKELRIGEVQLILDRSDVYSVIKKLIEKQVCLVYEEMKEAYKEKKENYILLNPAYEGDEQLAPLFDELARAPKQMELLLAYLHLLKTQGDVAQSELLKKSGASPAQLKGLVDKQILQIDKRTVDRIRMGRMEAQIDFILSPAQEKALTEVKACFTEKQVTLLHGVTSSGKTELYVKLMEESLATGKQVLYLLPEIALTAQIIRRLQKHFGGQIGIYHSRFSNNERVEIWNKVKSGEIRIVLGARSSLLLPFRDLGLIILDEEHDASFKQQDPAPRYHARDAAIYYAALFKAKVLLGSATPSLESYFNARQGKYGLVTLQERFGGIAMPVIEIVDMKKETALKEVVNNFTSVLREGIRQSLEAGKQVILFQNRRGYAPFLLCTTCGWIPNCKQCDVSLTWHKHLDKLHCHYCGTRYPYIYTCAACGSQTLMPKNFGTEKIEEDLQQLFPDARIARMDMDAIRSKDSHNKMILLLEQKEIDILVGTQMVVKGLDFENVNLVGIISADSLLSFPDFRVNERAFQLMEQVSGRSGRRDGQGKVIIQASNTNHPVLRDVTAHDYTSMYEREIAEREKFGYPPFYRLLKVTVRHKKQPTAEQAALILGNWIRPQLGAQLVGPAAPPVSRVRGFYLQEMLIKLPRDTKKIAQIKHMLKEYFSQLQIEKQFRSVVITPDVDCI; encoded by the coding sequence ATGAAATTTGTTGATGTCATATTGCCCCTGGCATTGCCCAGGAATTACACGTATGCCGTGCCCCCGGAGATGGAAGATACCATCCGCGTGGGAAGCCGTGTGGCCGTTCCCCTGGGCCGGCAGAAAAGATATGCGGGTATCGTAAAGGCTATTCACGAACAGGCTCCTTCCGCATACAAGACAAAGCCGGTGATGGACCTGCTGGACAAAGAGCCTGTCGTATATCCCACACAGTTAGCTTTTTGGGAATGGGTCGCACAGTACTACATGTGCAACGAAGGTGATGTGCTGAATGCCGCCCTTCCCGCGCATCTCAAGCTCTCCAGCGAAACCGTCCTGCTTTTTAATGATGCCTTCGGCGATGATTTTACCCTGCTGGACGATCATGAATACCTCGTAGCCGAAGCCCTGCACATCCGTAAGGAGCTGCGCATTGGCGAAGTACAGCTGATCCTCGACCGCTCCGATGTGTATTCCGTGATCAAGAAACTGATCGAAAAACAGGTTTGTCTCGTTTACGAAGAGATGAAGGAAGCCTATAAAGAGAAGAAAGAGAATTACATCCTCCTGAACCCTGCTTACGAAGGCGATGAGCAACTGGCCCCGCTGTTCGACGAGCTGGCCCGTGCGCCCAAGCAGATGGAGCTGCTGCTGGCCTACCTGCACCTGCTGAAAACACAGGGCGATGTAGCGCAAAGCGAACTGCTGAAGAAATCCGGCGCCTCTCCCGCACAGCTCAAGGGACTGGTGGACAAACAGATATTACAGATCGATAAACGGACGGTAGACCGCATCCGCATGGGCAGAATGGAGGCGCAGATCGATTTTATCCTCAGCCCCGCACAGGAGAAGGCCCTGACAGAAGTAAAGGCCTGCTTTACCGAAAAACAGGTGACCCTGCTGCATGGCGTCACATCCAGCGGCAAAACGGAACTGTACGTGAAGCTGATGGAAGAAAGCCTGGCCACCGGCAAACAGGTGTTATACCTGCTGCCGGAGATCGCGTTGACCGCGCAGATCATCCGGCGCTTGCAGAAACATTTCGGCGGCCAGATCGGTATTTATCATTCCCGTTTTTCCAATAATGAACGGGTGGAGATATGGAACAAGGTGAAGAGCGGGGAGATACGGATTGTGCTGGGCGCGAGATCCAGCCTGCTGCTGCCTTTCCGTGATCTGGGCCTGATCATCCTGGATGAGGAGCATGATGCTTCGTTCAAGCAGCAGGACCCCGCCCCCCGCTACCATGCCCGCGATGCGGCGATATACTACGCCGCGCTCTTCAAAGCGAAAGTATTGCTCGGCTCCGCCACCCCTTCGCTTGAATCTTATTTCAATGCCAGGCAAGGCAAATACGGTCTTGTTACCTTGCAGGAACGCTTCGGCGGCATTGCCATGCCGGTGATCGAGATCGTGGACATGAAAAAGGAAACGGCGTTAAAAGAAGTGGTGAACAACTTCACTTCCGTGCTGCGGGAAGGCATCCGGCAATCCCTGGAAGCCGGCAAACAGGTGATCCTTTTCCAGAATCGCCGCGGCTATGCGCCTTTCCTGCTTTGCACCACCTGCGGCTGGATACCCAACTGCAAGCAATGCGATGTTTCATTGACCTGGCATAAGCATCTGGACAAGCTCCATTGCCATTACTGCGGCACCAGGTACCCATACATTTATACCTGCGCCGCCTGCGGCAGCCAGACGCTGATGCCGAAGAACTTCGGTACGGAAAAGATCGAGGAAGACCTGCAGCAGCTTTTCCCGGATGCCCGCATCGCGCGGATGGATATGGATGCTATCCGGAGCAAGGACAGCCACAATAAAATGATCCTGCTCCTGGAGCAAAAAGAGATAGACATCCTGGTAGGTACACAAATGGTCGTAAAGGGCCTGGATTTCGAGAACGTGAACCTGGTAGGCATTATCAGCGCGGACAGCCTGCTGAGCTTTCCGGACTTCCGGGTGAACGAACGGGCCTTTCAGCTGATGGAACAGGTAAGCGGCCGTTCAGGCAGGAGGGACGGGCAGGGCAAAGTGATCATCCAGGCGAGCAATACTAACCACCCGGTATTGCGGGATGTTACCGCGCATGACTACACGTCCATGTACGAAAGGGAGATCGCGGAACGGGAGAAATTCGGCTATCCGCCATTTTACCGCCTGCTGAAGGTCACCGTACGGCATAAGAAACAACCAACGGCCGAACAGGCTGCATTGATATTGGGCAACTGGATCAGGCCACAGCTGGGAGCTCAGCTGGTGGGGCCCGCTGCGCCGCCGGTGAGCCGCGTAAGGGGATTCTACCTGCAGGAAATGTTGATCAAACTGCCGCGGGATACTAAAAAGATCGCGCAGATCAAACACATGCTGAAAGAATATTTCTCCCAGCTGCAGATAGAAAAACAATTCCGCTCGGTGGTCATCACGCCGGACGTGGATTGTATATAG